The Clostridia bacterium genome contains the following window.
CCTTCGATAATTGGTCGAGCCACACGTAAACGCTTTTTGCGATCATCACCGTGCGCGGCATCCAATCAACGTCCGGCGTGAACGCCTCGTACTCGTGGGCCGCAGATGAGTACTCCGGGACGGCCGCGGCACTTGAATCACCCAGCGTTTGGGGCGCTCCGAAATGTGCTCCCGGCGGATGGAACAACATCCAGGTGGCGGTCTCCTCTTCTTTGAGCACGTCAGCTGCCATGAGCAGGCGTTGCAGAGACTCGCCCAGATATCCGGCCCATCGCTTTCGAATGAACTCCAACTGCCCGCTCAACGATTGTGGGGAGGCCAATGCAGGAGCGCGCAGCACGTCAATAAAGTTCTGCTCTTCGGGGCCGAAACGCGGGCGCGTTTCGAAGTAGTCGCGGAGCGCGGAAGTGATCTTCGGATACGCCGTTACCGACGCCAGCGGAGCGTCGTCGAAGAGTTCTGCGAACGGCTCGAATGCGGGATTAGCATTTGCGAGCCACAGCATGAGCAATTCTTCAAGCGCCACCGCACGATGTGGCACGCCGCTCGATGTTCCTGACAACCACTCTGAAGCGCTGATTTTTTCAGCATAAACAGCGACTGGCGGAAATTGATCGGTAAAAGCCAGCAACGTGCGATCCAGCACGTTCCGGTCAAGCTTCGATCCGAACCAGTCCAGCGCGTCCAGCATCGCGCGTGGGTCACGCTGTTCGCGGTAACGCGCCACCATCGCATGGAGCACCTCATCAATCAACCCCATCGCGTTGAGCGCCCCGGCATGTATCGTGCGTTCCGGATGCCGCGCCGCATCCCGCTCCTGGTTCATGCGGTACGCGAACTCCCGCGTGGCCCCCAAATTGGCGAATACTACATTCCCCGCCAGCGTAAACAGAGCTTCCTCGAAGCGATAGCGATCGCGCGCTGCACGGGAGATATGAAATTCGAAATTGGGCGATGTGCTCATGCGTTCCACTTGGCAAGTGTACTAAAGCGTCCTGATCAGATGTGGTGCTTGAATTCCAAGAGGCCTCAAAGACCAAAGACAATTACAGGGGAAACCTCTGCCGAAACGAACCCAACGGGTGCTTGCTGCACCTCGGTTCGCGAAAAGCCACAATTGAAAATGGGTGTCTGGCATTGGACACCGGACACCCATTTAACCTTGTCGCTGTTCAACAATACCGGGACTTACAGCCGTTCCAGCACTGCGGTTAGATACTTCCAGAAAGGTTCGACCGACGAGATTTGCACGCGTTCGTTCGGGCTATGCGGATCTTTAATCTCCGGGCCAAATGACACCATCTGCATACCCGCGTGCTTTTCGCCGATGACGCCGCACTCCAGACCCGCGTGCATAGCCACAAGCTTTGCCGGTTCGCCGAAGATCTCTTCGTACACAGCCTGAAGCTTGCGTACGATTTCGCTGGTGGGCTCGGGCTTCCAGCCGGAATAGCCACCCGAGTGTTCCACCTCGAAACCACCGAGGCGACACACCGTCTCAACCATGCTGCCGGCGGCCTGCTTGCTGCTTTCGATCGCGCTGCGCTGGCTAGTGCCTATCTCGACGCTGCCGTCCTTGAACGACACGGTCGCGAGATTCGTTGAGGTTTGCACAAGTCCTTCGATATCCGGGCTCATGGCCAGGACGCCATGATGCAGACTCGCCATAACATCGACAACCTGCTTCGCATCCACGGGATCGAGCACCTGTTCCGGGCGCTCCGTTTTCTCAATCGTGATTTTCACCTCGGGATCGAATCCGCCCAGGTCGGTTTTCGTTTCATTCTCATAGCTGGCGACGAGCGACTTCAGCTCTCCTTCACGCGCACCGTCCAACACCACCACGGCGGACGCCTCGCGAGGGATTACGTTCCGGGCGCTTCCGCCCTTGATGTCCGCAATCTCCAGCGGCAGACCATTGAGCAGGCGCTGGAGTAAGCCGCCAATAATCCGCAGAGCGTTGCCACGCCCTTGATGAATATCGACGCCCGAGTGACCACCCTTCAAGCCGGATACCTTGATGCGCCACGCTGCGCCTGCGCTTGCGGGCCGGCGAGTTACCTTGCGGCGAGCCGTCGTGTTGAGACCGCCAGAGCAGCCAATGCAGAGCGTTCCCTGCTCCTCGCCGTCGAGGTTCAGGAAATACTTGGACTTCAGCAGCCCGGCGGGAAATTCCGCGGCACCGGTTAGGCCAGTTTCTTCATCGATGGTGAATACGAGTTCCAGCGGACCATGCGCGATGTCCTTGCTCTCCATGATCGCCAGTGTTGCCGCCACCCCGATTCCGTTGTCCGCGCCCAGCGTCGTTCCGTCCGCCCTCAACCAGTCGCCATCGCGCACAATTTTGATTGGATCCTTATCAAAATTATGGGCGGTGCCTTCGTTCTTTTCGCAGACCATATCCAGATGTCCCTGCAACACGGACATCGGTGCTGCCTCGCGTCCGGGCGTGGCAGGCTTGCGGACAACGATATTGCCGACCTTATCCTGAATAGCGTCGAGGCCAAGACTCGCTGCCTGAGCGAGAACGTACTCGCGGGCCGCAGCCTCTTTCGTTGACGCGCGAGGTATCGCCGACAGCGCGGCGAAGTGCTTCCATAATGCTTTCGGTTCAAGATTCATGAGTGCAGATGTCATAGCACGCTCCATTGCAATAAAGCTTCAACCATCCTACACGAGCAGCAAAACGCAGAAACCGGCACGCTCAAGGCGCGCAGGTGACAGATTCTCATTGCCTGGCGCCTGTGCCAACTCGTTGATTTCCGCATCCGTTCAGCCCTTGAGCACGTCGTTCACGGTCTCGATATCCACGATCCCACCGCAACCATAAATCGCCGGAAGAACGCGGTCTGCCGGATACGTGCGCCGCAGTTCGGCGACCCTCTCGGTGCCAGACCGATAGGCCGGAAGGTACATGCGTCCCAGGAGCGGATGCCTGCCCCACGCGCCCGAGAGTTTTTCCGCTCGTTCTTCGCTTACCAGGAAGTCGCGGCGTAAGGTCGTCGCCACCTCTTCGCGCTGCCTGCCTTCGCCCCACGTCAGGTATGACGATTGGTTCTTGGCATCGTCCTGCAACAAAGCGAGCAGCACGCCGATTTGCAAATCTTCGTCCGGCAACTGCTCCACTTCCGTCACTCCATGCGCGATCAGGATGGCGTTGTTGGCGATTCCCTCGAACAGCGTCGCAGCGCGGGTATTCATCGTCAGCACCGTTGCCTCGAAGCCGGCCAGCCCGCGAACGTACAGGTTTTGCATGTAGGCAAACGTCGTCACATGCCCTGGTACGACTTCATGGCTAACCAGTTGTTCGAACTCCGGAACGGACATCTGCAGCGAAGCGTTGATTTCATACGTCGCTTCGTACTTCGGAGTGCCATCCGCGTTTCGCGCGCGCCCAACGTAGTTCATCGATCCGGAGAACCATGCTTCTTTGATCGGCAGAAACTCGATGTTTGCCCGCGATACCGGCCACAGTTCTTTTGGCAGGTACGGCATCAGGTTCGCCGCGCTGAGATTGTCGAAGTGTGCGATGACCGCCGCGCCAAGCGCGCGAACCGAAGCCATCGGCACGATGCGTTCTTTGCGCCATGCATCTACCGCCGCCAGAAGCTCGCCGCCATTTGTGGAAGAATACCCGGCGCGACCGAGCAACTCCGCGAGTCTCTCGCGCTTTGCTTCCGGCTTGGAAGGCTCCGGCGCACGGCCAGTTGATGCTTCCACGCAGCGAACGTATGGCACCGCATCGCCTTTGCCCAGGATCTCCATTGCCAGGTCCCACATTGTTTCCAGGCAGAGCGACAATCCCGCTAGATAGTGGCCGCGCACGCCGCCGATCTTCCCAGCTTCGGCGCGAACTCCCGCGATTGCTTCCGGCAGGTTCACCGCGCGCAGATACGCCTCCATCGCCTCGCGATCGACGGTCTTGCCGCCCACGCCGCCTGTCTCACGCACGCGCGCCGCCGCCGGAGTTGTGTATGCCGCGGGCAACGGCTCATCGGAGAACCACGAATCCGCGATAAATCTTCCCGTACCCGAGGGACACATGACGTCGCCACCCCAGATCGTGTCAATGCCGAGAACCGCATCTGCGACAAACCGCCCTACTTGGTCCACGTCGCCTCCTTATTCCTCTTCATCGAACCAAACCAGACATACAGGCAGAGGCCAACGAACAACAGCGCGGAGACCGACTGCGAAATCGGATCGTAGAGGTAGAAAGGTGTTCGAATCATGTCTTCTCGATACTGCGGCAACAGTCGTAGCGCTGCTCCGAA
Protein-coding sequences here:
- a CDS encoding aminoacyl-histidine dipeptidase — encoded protein: MTSALMNLEPKALWKHFAALSAIPRASTKEAAAREYVLAQAASLGLDAIQDKVGNIVVRKPATPGREAAPMSVLQGHLDMVCEKNEGTAHNFDKDPIKIVRDGDWLRADGTTLGADNGIGVAATLAIMESKDIAHGPLELVFTIDEETGLTGAAEFPAGLLKSKYFLNLDGEEQGTLCIGCSGGLNTTARRKVTRRPASAGAAWRIKVSGLKGGHSGVDIHQGRGNALRIIGGLLQRLLNGLPLEIADIKGGSARNVIPREASAVVVLDGAREGELKSLVASYENETKTDLGGFDPEVKITIEKTERPEQVLDPVDAKQVVDVMASLHHGVLAMSPDIEGLVQTSTNLATVSFKDGSVEIGTSQRSAIESSKQAAGSMVETVCRLGGFEVEHSGGYSGWKPEPTSEIVRKLQAVYEEIFGEPAKLVAMHAGLECGVIGEKHAGMQMVSFGPEIKDPHSPNERVQISSVEPFWKYLTAVLERL